A single window of Rhodamnia argentea isolate NSW1041297 chromosome 5, ASM2092103v1, whole genome shotgun sequence DNA harbors:
- the LOC115753092 gene encoding non-symbiotic hemoglobin 2 yields MALTEKQEVLVKESWEILKQNVPEYSLRLFLRIMEVYPDAKNMFSFLRDSDEIPQNNPNLQAHAVKVFRLTCESVVQLRECGAVAIAGSTMKRLGSVHLKIGVTDRHFDVVREALLRTIEEAVGEKWSEEMEGAWGEGYDRLAAAILAEMKVSDEAAPAAN; encoded by the exons atggcgttGACAGAGAAGCAAGAGGTGTTGGTGAAGGAGTCATGGGAGATCCTGAAGCAAAACGTTCCTGAGTACAGCCTCCGCTTGTTCCT AAGGATAATGGAGGTTTACCCGGACGCCAAGAACATGTTCTCCTTCCTCAGGGATTCGGACGAGATCCCCCAGAACAACCCCAACCTCCAGGCTCACGCCGTGAAGGTCTTCAGGCTG ACGTGTGAATCGGTCGTCCAACTCCGCGAGTGCGGCGCAGTGGCGATCGCGGGTTCGACCATGAAGCGCCTGGGCTCCGTTCACCTGAAGATTGGAGTCACCGACCGCCACTTTGAC GTGGTGAGAGAGGCGCTGCTGAGGACGATCGAGGAGGCGGTGGGAGAGAAGTGGAGCGAAGAGATGGAGGGTGCGTGGGGTGAAGGCTACGACCGGTTGGCTGCAGCCATCCTAGCAGAAATGAAGGTCAGCGACGAAGCAGCCCCGGCCGCTAATTAA
- the LOC115752985 gene encoding cyclin-dependent protein kinase inhibitor SMR1 encodes MATNLDPDSRFDSPATSILPRLPPLKVQVRAAEAGPTDEAEECTTPSSVEHRIPPVLTCPAAPRKPRTKPSASCKRAFPSDQLELFEVANRREVEDFFRSCRCDGAAVADVAKRRRFFCD; translated from the coding sequence ATGGCGACCAATCTAGATCCAGATTCGAGATTCGACTCCCCTGCAACTTCGATACTTCCCCGATTGCCGCCCCTCAAGGTCCAAGTCAGAGCCGCCGAAGCCGGACCGACCGACGAGGCCGAAGAGTGTACGACCCCGTCGTCGGTGGAGCACAGGATCCCGCCGGTCCTCACCTGCCCGGCCGCGCCTCGCAAGCCGAGGACGAAGCCGTCGGCCTCCTGCAAGAGAGCCTTCCCGTCGGATCAGCTCGAGCTCTTCGAGGTCGCGAACCGCAGGGAGGTCGAGGACTTCTTCAGGAGCTGCCGCTGCGACGGCGCGGCCGTCGCCGACGTCGCCAAGCGGAGGCGTTTCTTCTGCGACTGA
- the LOC115753662 gene encoding uncharacterized protein LOC115753662 isoform X1, which yields MHAINGGWVGQTFALAKRNESENSGRKARIRRSKEERKSMVEAFVKKYQKLNDGNFPSLNLTHKEVGGSFYTVREIVREIIQENRVLGPAKFVQDGQSIDLFLEQNPLGTIATEPQVSISLPSKESDQQSNSKVLGLLSVGNSKGREELKVEDREIVNGSQVDITLKEFDGLASTELQENEVIEAGKNLNAFAESTSQPINLTSVEVETFPLRSVSKLNDCVDRSVGEGRNEASQEQNLEAHLESGSDSAVLYEMNLREKTYSMEENTAEALASASPSSVPSLGQIPHLVDVEVMEDFADPLLKNSNGSFPKENLSHDADGSMDANDASVSVEGLSSTAAKYKQDRNDAGVDARNAPTGVDSESINSSSTRTDSEVSAQELKLKAEPNGSIHKGINPPLDRINLESWELASKNPSKQAMNPLFAVIKAIIASFLKFWTE from the exons ATGCATGCTATCAATGGTGGTTGGGTCGGGCAGACATTTGCCTTGGCAAAGCGTAATGAGTCTGAGAATAGTGGAAGAAAGGCTCGAATCCGTCGATCGAAAGAGGAGAGAAAATCAATGGTGGAAGCATTCGTAAAAAA ATACCAGAAATTAAATGATGGGAATTTCCCCTCACTGAATCTTACACACAAGGAAGTTGGTGGATCATTCTACACTGTAAGAGAGATTGTCCGCGAGATAATCCAAGAAAATAGAGTTCTTGGACCTGCTAAGTTTGTTCAGGATGGGCAGAGCATTGATCTGTTCTTGGAGCAAAATCCACTTGGTACAATAGCCACCGAACCTCAAGTTTCTATTTCCCTACCTTCAAAAGAATCGGATCAACAATCTAACAGCAAGGTGCTTGGACTTTTATCTGTTGGAAACTCTAAAGGACGTGAAGAACTTAAGGTTGAGGACAGGGAAATTGTCAATGGAAGTCAAGTAGATATCACTTTAAAAGAGTTCGATGGATTAGCATCAACGGAATTGCAAGAAAATGAAGTCATAGAAGCTGGGAAGAATCTTAATGCATTTGCTGAATCAACATCTCAACCAATTAATTTGACAAGTGTAGAAGTAGAGACTTTTCCACTGAGATCTGTTAGTAAGCTAAATGATTGTGTAGATCGAAGTGTTGGTGAAGGTAGGAATGAAGCTTCACAGGAACAAAATCTAGAGGCACATCTGGAATCAGGAAGTGACAGTGCTGTGTTATATGAGATGAATCTGCGAGAAAAAACTTATTCAATGGAGGAGAACACAGCGGAAGCATTAGCTTCAGCTTCACCTTCATCTGTTCCATCACTGGGACAGATACCTCATTTAGTTGATGTGGAAGTTATGGAAGACTTTGCTGATCCTTTGTTAAAGAACTCTAATGGCTCATTTCCCAAGGAGAACTTGTCTCATGATGCTGATGGCAGCATGGATGCTAATGATGCATCAGTTAGTGTTGAAGGCTTGAGTTCAACAGCTGCCAAATACAAACAAGACAGGAATGATGCTGGAGTTGAT GCTAGAAATGCTCCCACCGGTGTTGATTCTGAAAGCATAAATAGCAGTTCCACTAGAACTGACAGTGAGGTGTCAGCGCAAGAGCTGAAGCTAAAAGCTGAACCTAATGGCAGCATCCACAAAGGAATCAATCCCCCTTTAGACAGGATTAATCT TGAATCATGGGAATTGGCGTCCAAGAATCCTTCCAAGCAGGCAATGAATCCTTTATTTGCTGTTATAAAAGCAATTATTGCGtcatttttgaagttttggacTGAGTGA
- the LOC115753662 gene encoding uncharacterized protein LOC115753662 isoform X2, producing the protein MHAINGGWVGQTFALAKRNESENSGRKARIRRSKEERKSMVEAFVKKYQKLNDGNFPSLNLTHKEVGGSFYTVREIVREIIQENRVLGPAKFVQDGQSIDLFLEQNPLGTIATEPQVSISLPSKESDQQSNSKVLGLLSVGNSKGREELKVEDREIVNGSQVDITLKEFDGLASTELQENEVIEAGKNLNAFAESTSQPINLTSVEVETFPLRSVSKLNDCVDRSVGEGRNEASQEQNLEAHLESGSDSAVLYEMNLREKTYSMEENTAEALASASPSSVPSLGQIPHLVDVEVMEDFADPLLKNSNGSFPKENLSHDADGSMDANDASVSVEGLSSTAAKYKQDRNDAGVDMYHLISFLELP; encoded by the exons ATGCATGCTATCAATGGTGGTTGGGTCGGGCAGACATTTGCCTTGGCAAAGCGTAATGAGTCTGAGAATAGTGGAAGAAAGGCTCGAATCCGTCGATCGAAAGAGGAGAGAAAATCAATGGTGGAAGCATTCGTAAAAAA ATACCAGAAATTAAATGATGGGAATTTCCCCTCACTGAATCTTACACACAAGGAAGTTGGTGGATCATTCTACACTGTAAGAGAGATTGTCCGCGAGATAATCCAAGAAAATAGAGTTCTTGGACCTGCTAAGTTTGTTCAGGATGGGCAGAGCATTGATCTGTTCTTGGAGCAAAATCCACTTGGTACAATAGCCACCGAACCTCAAGTTTCTATTTCCCTACCTTCAAAAGAATCGGATCAACAATCTAACAGCAAGGTGCTTGGACTTTTATCTGTTGGAAACTCTAAAGGACGTGAAGAACTTAAGGTTGAGGACAGGGAAATTGTCAATGGAAGTCAAGTAGATATCACTTTAAAAGAGTTCGATGGATTAGCATCAACGGAATTGCAAGAAAATGAAGTCATAGAAGCTGGGAAGAATCTTAATGCATTTGCTGAATCAACATCTCAACCAATTAATTTGACAAGTGTAGAAGTAGAGACTTTTCCACTGAGATCTGTTAGTAAGCTAAATGATTGTGTAGATCGAAGTGTTGGTGAAGGTAGGAATGAAGCTTCACAGGAACAAAATCTAGAGGCACATCTGGAATCAGGAAGTGACAGTGCTGTGTTATATGAGATGAATCTGCGAGAAAAAACTTATTCAATGGAGGAGAACACAGCGGAAGCATTAGCTTCAGCTTCACCTTCATCTGTTCCATCACTGGGACAGATACCTCATTTAGTTGATGTGGAAGTTATGGAAGACTTTGCTGATCCTTTGTTAAAGAACTCTAATGGCTCATTTCCCAAGGAGAACTTGTCTCATGATGCTGATGGCAGCATGGATGCTAATGATGCATCAGTTAGTGTTGAAGGCTTGAGTTCAACAGCTGCCAAATACAAACAAGACAGGAATGATGCTGGAGTTGAT ATGTACCATTTGATTTCCTTTCTTGAATTGCCTTAA
- the LOC115752214 gene encoding uncharacterized protein LOC115752214: MDDATATTAFHSIRGRFPFKRNSNPSPSQEPDHSSRDRAKSLPSDRQPFRASRVHHARFNRKGLFWLFHLRGKSLLYLAILLAVFVFAMASMVLQSSITSVFKQGSDRGRSLRDGLKFGSTLKFVPSRQFAEGGGLDRARSERRIGVRPPRLALVLGNLRKDPQFLMLFSVVNNLKKLGYTFQIHAVENGEALPVWKDVASQISVLGPEQYGHIDWSIYEGIIVDSIEAKEAVSSLMQEPFSSVPLIWVIQDDVLAKRLPFYEEMDWKHLVTLWRNTFSRADVIVFPDFTLPMLYSVLDTGNFFVIPGSPVDVWSAERYSQTHFKHQLRELNGFHQDDLVVLVIGSSLFYNELSWDYAVAMHAIGPLLVKYARRNDGGSYKFVFLGGNSTGDSDDAFQEIASRLGLLPGSVRHFGLNADVNSVMTMADIVLYGSSQEEQGFPPLLVRSMTFGIPIVVPDIPVITKYVVDGVHGILFPQHNPDALMRAFSSLVADGRLSEFAITVASSGKLLAKDVMASDCISTYAKLLENILDFPSDTILPGPVAKLEELSWNWNLLEGEINQDAGDMPHEDSTQAGVVNALEEELTDLVGLRNTSENQTNTIGDFPTEQDWAVLQEIEQIEEIEKVEEEELEERMERDPGSWNDIYRNARKSEKLSFEANERDEGELERTGQPVCIYEIYGGEGAWSFLHHGSLYRGLSLSTKARRLRSDDVDAVSRLHLLNNTYYRDILCEIGGMFSIANRVDNIHSRPWIGFQSWRNAGRKVSLSPKAEKVLEESVQGEENGDVMYFWARLDMDGGFSGSDDVLTFWSMCDILNGGGCRNAFEQAFRKIYALPSHIEALPPMPEDGGYWSTLHSWVMPTPSFLEFIMFTRMFADSLDSLHLNSNATNFCLLGETEVEKRHCYCRILELLVNVWAYHSARKMVYLDPHTGSLSEQHPVELRRGFMWAKYFNFTLLKSIDEDLAEAADDGDNPREPWLWPLTGEVHWQGIYEREREERYRLKMDKKRKTWEKLNERMKHGYKQKSLGG, translated from the exons ATGGACgacgccaccgccaccaccgcaTTCCACTCGATCCGCGGCAGATTCCCTTTCAAGCGGAACTCGAACCCTAGCCCTAGCCAAGAGCCCGATCATTCCTCCCGAGATCGCGCCAAGAGCTTGCCCTCCGATCGCCAGCCGTTCCGGGCCAGCCGAGTCCATCACGCCAGGTTCAATCGCAAGGGGCTCTTCTGGCTCTTCCACCTCAGAGGCAAGTCGCTGCTCTACTTGGCGATACTGCTCGCGGTCTTCGTCTTCGCGATGGCTTCGATGGTCTTGCAGAGCTCGATCACGTCGGTCTTCAAGCAAGGGAGCGACAGGGGCAGGTCGCTGAGGGATGGGCTCAAGTTCGGCAGCACGCTGAAGTTCGTGCCGTCGCGGCAGTTTGCGGAGGGAGGGGGGTTGGATCGGGCGCGGTCGGAGAGGAGGATTGGCGTTCGGCCGCCGAGGCTTGCTCTT GTTTTGGGGAATTTGAGGAAGGATCCACAGTTCTTGATGTTGTTTTCCGTTGTGAACAATCTAAAGAAACTAGGTTACACGTTTCAG ATACACGCGGTAGAGAACGGTGAAGCACTTCCTGTCTGGAAGGATGTAGCCAGTCAGATTTCAGTTCTGGGTCCTGAGCAATATGGCCATATTGATTGGTCAAT CTATGAAGGTATTATTGTTGATTCTATTGAAGCAAAAGAGGCCGTTTCGAG CCTTATGCAGGAGCCTTTTTCTTCAGTGCCTCTTATATGGGTAATTCAAGATGATGTCCTTGCAAAACGCCTTCCATTTTATGAGGAAATGGACTGGAAGCATCTTGTCACTCTGTGGAGAAACACTTTCAGCAGAGCTGATGTCATCGTGTTTCCTGATTTCACTCTTCCG ATGTTATATAGTGTGCTTGACACTGGGAACTTCTTTGTCATTCCTGGATCTCCAGTTGATGTCTGGTCTGCAGAAAGGTATAGCCAGACTCATTTTAAGCATCAACtgagggaactcaatggattCCATCAAGATGATTTGGTAGTTCTAGTCATTGGGAGTTCTCTATTCTACAACGAGCTATCATGGGATTATGCTGTGGCAATGCATGCCATAGGACCTTTGCTGGTAAAGTATGCAAGGAGAAATGATGGAGGGTCTTATAAGTTTGTTTTCTTGGGTGGCAATTCAACCGGTGACAGTGACGATGCCTTCCAG GAGATTGCTTCTCGTCTGGGACTTCTTCCAGGTTCAGTGAGGCATTTTGGCCTAAATGCTGATGTTAATAGCGTAATGACTATGGCAGACATTGTTCTTTATGGTTCTTCTCAAGAGGAGCAGGGTTTTCCTCCATTACTGGTCCGAAGCATGACATTCGGAATCCCCATTGTTGTCCCAGACATTCCGGTTATTACAAAATAT GTTGTTGATGGTGTCCATGGGATACTTTTTCCTCAGCATAACCCTGATGCTTTGATGAGAGCATTCTCCTCTTTAGTTGCAGATGGCAGACTTTCTGAGTTTGCCATCACTGTTGCTTCTTCTGGAAAACTGCTTGCTAAGGACGTGATGGCATCAGATTGCATTAGTACATATGCGAAACTTTTGGAGAACATACTCGATTTTCCATCAGATACCATTTTGCCTGGTCCTGTTGCTAAGCTTGAAGAGTTGTCATGGAACTGGAATTTATTGGAGGGTGAAATAAATCAGGATGCAGGTGACATGCCTCATGAGGATTCAACACAAGCTGGTGTAGTTAATGCTCTCGAGGAAGAATTGACTGACCTTGTGGGTCTGAGAAACACCTCTGAGAATCAAACTAATACTATTGGAGATTTTCCAACTGAACAAGATTGGGCAGTTCTTCAGGAAATAGAACAAATTGAAGAGATTGagaaagtagaagaagaagag CTTGAAGAAAGAATGGAGAGAGATCCCGGCTCATGGAATGACATATACCGTAATGCACGGAAATCTGAGAAGCTCAGTTTTGAAGCAAATGAAAGGGATGAGGGAGAACTGGAAAGGACAGGACAGCCAGTATGCATATATGAGATATACGGAGGGGAAGGAGCTTGGTCATTTCTTCACCATGGTTCTTTGTACAGGGGTTTAAGTCTT TCAACAAAAGCAAGGAGATTGAGATCAGATGATGTAGATGCAGTCAGCCGGCTTCATCTTCTGAATAACACCTATTATCGGGATATTCTATGTGAGATAGGAGGAATGTTTTCTATTGCAAACAGGGTCGATAACATTCACAGCAGACCTTGGATTGGGTTCCAATCATGGCGAAATGCCGGTAGGAAG GTTTCATTATCCCCAAAAGCGGAGAAGGTATTGGAAGAGTCAGTACAAGGGGAGGAAAATGGAGATGTAATGTACTTTTGGGCACGTTTAGACATGGATGGCGGATTTAGTGGAAGCGATGACGTCCTCACATTTTGGTCTATGTGCGACATCTTGAATGGAGGAGGTTGCAG AAACGCTTTTGAGCAAGCCTTCCGCAAGATATATGCTTTGCCGTCACATATAGAAGCTCTTCCTCCCATGCCAGAGGATGGTGGTTACTGGTCCACCCTTCATAGCTGGGTGATGCCCACCCCTTCATTTCTTGAGTTCATAATGTTCACCAG GATGTTTGCTGATTCTCTCGACTCCTTGCATTTAAATTCTAATGCAACCAATTTCTGCTTGCTGGGTGAAACAGAGGTTGAG AAAAGGCATTGTTATTGTCGTATTTTGGAACTTCTTGTCAATGTGTGGGCCTACCACAGTGCCAGAAAGATGGTTTACCTAGATCCACATACGGGTTCACTCTCAGAGCAGCATCCTGTTGAGCTTAGAAGGGGATTTATGTGGGCAAAATACTTCAATTTTACATTGCTGAAGAGTATTGATGAAGATTTAGCAGAAGCTGCCGATGATGGCGACAATCCGAGAGAGCCATGGTTGTGGCCATTAACCGGGGAAGTGCATTGGCAAGGGATTtatgaaagggagagagaagaaaggtaTAGGCTAAAGATGGATAAGAAGAGAAAGACATGGGAGAAACTCAATGAGAGGATGAAACACGGGTACAAGCAGAAGTCCCTAGGGGGATAG
- the LOC115754970 gene encoding FHA domain-containing protein At4g14490-like — MELLSLKLHITKGPREGETLEYPPGSTVRVGRVVRGNNLTIKDAGISSKHLAIESRPDGPSGNSWILTDLGSSNGTIVNESTKVASDVPYVLRDGDSFKIGEYTAFLVKIEGCGGAVESRLRRNPRRRANERDLEKEVAGPVVESRGESVRVPKARGGKTKLPEAGGGAAARVVKSELVEASAVRGFESEGCGVELRNAGTARENSGISRVSPRRTRRRKKEEDILVAGAIVEKGLEDGVLECGEKKKDEGKERNARSRRARQAKGRNQIGDSERVERLDPVEEAQDEVMVNKENACLLNTELAHGNDEREVFVGWSPDIEQVDSVEDLGESKKSAPVEQVSGEEGGGVRSIKVEIEDDGGLEPGAGNEARSGISFGLKEPTGKSGQSPDFSKMSLREWFDYMEVYLPKQITDETEKLIAEMRMKAQRVREYVAEQKKQKEKAAS, encoded by the coding sequence ATGGAGTTACTCTCTCTGAAGCTACACATCACCAAAGGCCCTCGCGAGGGAGAAACCCTAGAATACCCACCCGGATCGACGGTCCGGGTCGGCCGGGTCGTCCGCGGCAACAACCTCACCATCAAGGACGCCGGGATCTCCTCCAAGCACCTCGCCATCGAGTCCCGACCCGACGGGCCCTCCGGCAACAGCTGGATCCTCACCGACCTCGGGTCCTCCAATGGCACCATCGTGAACGAGTCCACCAAGGTCGCTTCCGACGTGCCCTACGTGCTCCGCGACGGCGATTcgttcaaaatcggtgagtacACTGCCTTCCTCGTAAAGATAGAGGGCTGCGGCGGAGCTGTTGAGTCGAGATTGCGTAGGAACCCTAGGCGAAGAGCCAACGAGAGGGATTTGGAGAAGGAGGTGGCCGGACCGGTTGTGGAGAGTCGAGGAGAGAGTGTTAGGGTTCCGAAGGCGAGGGGAGGGAAAACTAAATTGCCCGAAGCTGGGGGTGGCGCAGCAGCTCGGGTTGTGAAGAGTGAGTTGGTGGAGGCAAGTGCAGTGCGAGGGTTTGAGAGCGAGGGTTGTGGTGTGGAATTGCGAAATGCGGGTACAGCAAGGGAGAATTCGGGGATCTCACGAGTGAGTCCAAGGAGGACtaggaggagaaagaaggaagaagatattTTGGTTGCTGGTGCCATAGTTGAGAAGGGTCTGGAGGATGGGGTGTTGGAGTgcggagaaaagaaaaaggatgaagGCAAAGAGAGGAATGCGAGATCGAGAAGGGCAAGGCAAGCAAAGGGAAGGAATCAAATAGGTGATTCAGAGAGAGTGGAGAGGTTGGATCCCGTGGAAGAGGCCCAAGATGAAGTCATGGTAAATAAAGAGAACGCATGTCTGCTGAATACAGAGTTAGCCCATGgaaatgatgaaagggaagTGTTTGTGGGTTGGAGTCCGGACATTGAACAGGTGGATTCAGTTGAAGATTTGGGGGAGAGTAAGAAGTCGGCCCCGGTAGAACAAGTTTCTGGTGAGGAAGGTGGTGGTGTAAGGAGTATAAAGGTTGAGATTGAAGATGACGGTGGTCTTGAGCCTGGGGCTGGTAACGAGGCAAGAAGTGGGATCAGCTTTGGTTTGAAAGAGCCTACAGGGAAGAGCGGCCAGTCCCCAGATTTCTCGAAGATGAGTCTCAGGGAATGGTTTGATTATATGGAGGTCTATTTGCCAAAGCAGATAACTGATGAGACAGAGAAGCTGATTGCAGAGATGAGGATGAAAGCTCAACGCGTAAGGGAGTATGTTGCCGAGCAGAAGAAGCAGAAGGAAAAAGCTGCTTCATAG